Proteins found in one Streptococcus iniae genomic segment:
- a CDS encoding amino acid ABC transporter ATP-binding protein — MALIEFKNVEKYYGDYHALKNINLEIDKGQVVVLLGPSGSGKSTLIRTINALEKIETGSLLVNGKEIVNKSAKDLVSLRKEVGMVFQHFNLYPHKTVLENVTLAPIKVLGLSKAEAEKIAEKYLTFVNMWDRKDSFPSMLSGGQKQRIAIARGLAMNPEILLFDEPTSALDPETIGDVLAVMQNLAADGMNMIVVTHEMGFAREVADRIIFMADGEILEDTTDVEGFFDHPKDPRAQQFLSKIINHTSEKVQAKKKIRVKKEVSE; from the coding sequence ATGGCCTTAATCGAATTTAAAAATGTCGAAAAATACTACGGGGATTACCACGCTCTCAAAAATATCAACTTAGAGATCGATAAAGGTCAAGTTGTGGTACTCTTAGGCCCGTCAGGCTCTGGAAAATCAACTCTAATCCGAACAATTAATGCCCTTGAGAAAATTGAAACAGGAAGCCTTCTCGTTAATGGTAAAGAAATTGTTAACAAATCAGCCAAAGACCTGGTATCCCTACGTAAAGAAGTTGGCATGGTTTTCCAGCACTTCAATCTTTACCCACATAAAACAGTCTTAGAAAACGTCACATTAGCACCTATAAAAGTTCTTGGCTTATCCAAAGCTGAGGCAGAAAAGATTGCTGAGAAATATTTAACCTTTGTTAACATGTGGGATCGAAAAGATTCCTTCCCATCCATGTTATCTGGTGGTCAAAAACAAAGGATTGCCATCGCCCGTGGTTTGGCCATGAATCCAGAGATTTTACTCTTTGATGAACCAACTTCTGCACTTGATCCTGAGACAATTGGTGATGTTTTAGCTGTTATGCAAAACTTAGCTGCAGATGGCATGAACATGATTGTTGTTACACACGAAATGGGATTTGCCCGTGAAGTTGCTGACCGCATCATCTTCATGGCTGATGGAGAAATTTTAGAAGACACAACAGATGTTGAAGGTTTCTTTGATCATCCTAAAGACCCAAGAGCCCAACAATTCCTAAGCAAGATTATTAACCATACCAGCGAGAAAGTCCAAGCCAAGAAAAAAATCAGAGTTAAAAAGGAGGTCAGTGAATGA
- a CDS encoding amino acid ABC transporter permease has protein sequence MSSLFSTSNLSFILEGLWLTLYISLLSILLSTVFGTLLAIMRNGKNKALKLIASIYIEFVRNVPNLLWIFIIFLVFQMKSTPAGICAFTVFTSAALAEIIRGGLNGVDHGQTEAGLSQGMTASQVFLIIVFPQAYRKMLPAIISQFVTVIKDTSLLYSVIAIQELFGKSQILMGKYFQAKEVFALYALITLIYFLINVSISMFSRRLAKKWAQAN, from the coding sequence ATGTCATCACTATTTAGCACATCTAACCTTTCCTTCATTCTAGAAGGACTTTGGTTAACCCTCTACATTTCACTGCTTTCCATTTTACTCTCAACCGTATTTGGAACCCTTCTTGCCATCATGCGAAATGGTAAAAATAAAGCCTTAAAATTGATAGCAAGCATTTACATTGAATTTGTCAGAAATGTCCCTAATCTCCTGTGGATTTTCATTATCTTTTTGGTCTTTCAAATGAAATCAACCCCAGCTGGTATTTGTGCCTTCACAGTTTTTACCTCTGCTGCCCTAGCAGAAATCATCCGTGGTGGCCTTAATGGCGTTGATCATGGCCAAACCGAAGCAGGACTTTCGCAAGGAATGACTGCAAGCCAAGTCTTTCTAATCATTGTCTTCCCACAAGCCTATCGTAAAATGCTCCCTGCTATTATTTCCCAATTTGTAACCGTAATAAAGGACACATCACTTCTTTATTCTGTCATTGCTATACAGGAACTTTTTGGAAAAAGTCAAATCCTCATGGGGAAATATTTCCAAGCTAAAGAGGTCTTTGCACTTTATGCCTTGATTACCTTAATCTATTTCCTTATCAATGTAAGCATTTCAATGTTCTCTCGTCGCTTGGCTAAAAAATGGGCACAAGCCAACTAA
- the yycF gene encoding response regulator YycF — MKKILIVDDEKPISDIIKFNLTKEGYETVTAFDGREAVTLFEEEKPDLVILDLMLPEMDGLEVAKEIRKTSHIPIVMLSAKDSEFDKVIGLEIGADDYVTKPFSNRELLARVKAHLRRTETIETAVAEENASAGNQELTIGNLQILPDAFLAKKHGQEVELTHREFELLHHLANHIGQVMTREHLLETVWGYDYFGDVRTVDVTVRRLREKIEDTPSRPEYILTRRGVGYYMKSHD, encoded by the coding sequence ATGAAGAAAATTCTTATAGTTGATGATGAAAAACCGATTTCAGATATCATCAAATTTAATTTAACAAAAGAAGGATATGAAACGGTGACAGCTTTTGATGGACGTGAAGCAGTTACCTTGTTTGAAGAAGAAAAACCAGACTTGGTTATTTTAGATTTGATGTTACCTGAAATGGATGGTTTAGAAGTTGCTAAAGAAATTCGTAAAACAAGCCACATTCCAATTGTTATGTTATCAGCAAAAGATAGTGAGTTTGATAAGGTCATCGGTCTTGAAATTGGTGCAGATGACTATGTGACAAAACCATTTTCTAATCGTGAGCTATTAGCTCGTGTTAAGGCGCATTTGCGCCGTACAGAAACCATCGAAACAGCAGTTGCTGAAGAAAATGCCTCAGCTGGTAATCAAGAGTTAACGATTGGCAACCTTCAAATCTTGCCAGATGCCTTTTTAGCTAAAAAGCATGGTCAAGAGGTTGAGTTAACCCACCGTGAATTTGAATTATTGCATCACTTAGCCAACCATATTGGGCAAGTAATGACTCGTGAACATTTGCTTGAAACTGTTTGGGGCTATGATTATTTTGGTGATGTTAGAACAGTTGACGTAACGGTACGTCGTTTGCGAGAAAAAATCGAAGATACTCCTAGCCGTCCTGAATATATTTTGACAAGACGAGGAGTTGGATACTACATGAAATCACATGACTAA
- the vicK gene encoding cell wall metabolism sensor histidine kinase VicK, giving the protein MTKDIIGNLSLFELAILSLLIFVAVYFVHLALRDYRNAKIIRQMSHKIRDLINGRYTDDINQKADIELMELSEQLNDLSDVFRLSHENLAQEKNRLASILAYMSDGVLATDRSGQILMINETAQKQLNLSREEALQKNITDLLDNDTPYTYRELVSKTPVVTLNRRDEMGEFITLRLRFALNRRESGFISGLVVVLHDMTEQEKEERERRLFVSNVSHELRTPLTSVKSYLEALDEGALKEEIAPNFIKVSLDETNRMMRMISDLLNLSRIDNNVTTLAVEMTNFTAFMTSILNRFDLVKTQNTVAGKSYEIIRDYPITSVWVEIDNDKMTQVIENILNNAIKYSPDGGKIGVKMKTTDTQLIISISDEGLGIPKKDLPLIFDLFYRVDKARSRAQGGTGLGLAIAKEIIKQHNGFIWAKSDYGKGSTFTIVLPYEKDVMTDGEDDWEDDID; this is encoded by the coding sequence ATGACTAAAGATATTATTGGTAACTTATCCTTATTTGAATTAGCAATTCTGTCTCTTCTTATTTTTGTTGCTGTTTATTTTGTCCACTTGGCTCTTCGTGATTATCGAAACGCTAAGATTATTAGACAAATGAGCCATAAAATACGGGACTTGATTAATGGTCGTTATACTGATGACATTAATCAAAAGGCAGATATTGAATTAATGGAGCTGTCTGAACAGTTAAACGACTTATCAGATGTTTTTCGCTTAAGCCATGAAAATTTAGCCCAGGAAAAAAATCGTTTGGCCAGTATTCTTGCCTATATGAGCGATGGTGTCTTGGCAACTGACCGATCAGGTCAAATTTTGATGATTAATGAAACAGCACAAAAACAATTGAATTTAAGCCGTGAAGAAGCTCTGCAAAAAAACATTACAGATTTACTTGATAATGACACTCCTTACACCTATCGGGAATTAGTGTCTAAAACACCTGTTGTGACCTTAAACCGACGTGATGAAATGGGAGAATTTATAACCTTAAGATTGCGTTTTGCCTTAAATCGCCGTGAAAGTGGTTTTATTTCAGGATTAGTTGTCGTTTTACATGACATGACCGAGCAAGAAAAAGAAGAACGAGAACGTCGTCTCTTTGTTTCTAATGTTAGTCATGAATTAAGAACGCCATTAACATCTGTTAAGTCATATTTAGAGGCTTTGGATGAAGGTGCCTTAAAAGAAGAAATTGCCCCCAATTTTATCAAGGTTTCTTTAGATGAGACAAATCGTATGATGCGGATGATTTCTGATCTTTTGAATTTATCAAGAATTGACAATAATGTAACGACCTTAGCTGTTGAAATGACTAACTTTACAGCCTTTATGACCTCTATTTTAAACCGTTTTGACTTGGTTAAAACGCAAAATACAGTTGCAGGGAAAAGCTATGAAATTATTCGAGATTATCCCATTACATCTGTATGGGTTGAGATTGATAATGATAAAATGACACAAGTCATTGAAAATATTCTTAACAATGCCATTAAGTATTCCCCAGATGGTGGAAAGATTGGTGTTAAGATGAAAACTACTGACACGCAATTGATTATCTCTATTTCTGATGAAGGATTGGGCATACCTAAAAAAGACTTGCCATTGATTTTTGATCTTTTTTACCGTGTTGATAAGGCTAGAAGTCGCGCCCAAGGTGGTACTGGCTTAGGCTTGGCTATTGCAAAAGAAATTATTAAGCAACACAATGGCTTTATTTGGGCAAAAAGTGACTATGGCAAGGGCTCTACATTTACCATTGTCTTGCCATATGAAAAAGATGTGATGACAGATGGAGAAGATGATTGGGAGGATGATATAGACTAA
- a CDS encoding DUF3114 domain-containing protein → MHQSELEKRYCQLKKLSRLGLTKEELMTLAKQKSIDFRIGSPQFLAFWQCVYAQKEPKWLLEFVMTLADMPIELSGEISETQRLLKHFSPDLAADHLFWSQLADLVDRAFPERTLGADGQLERRLHQFRYLISSQQVQYIRRHFKDAGESDRKALIRYLKTKKGPFFWRKSRDYTLMDSARLHNKLKYEDGKVIFPDNKISYNLKILMNFHTEFILDSQGSFLNEVDAEIITENGVVNGASFNYGTDGKRHWDLDVDPIRKHDPIFRNRISKGYRSPKWLMKKWLNKESDDFQNSYFNRRGMYSYKGRSSYANVKRQSRRLKWGIRLAKCLPFMK, encoded by the coding sequence ATGCATCAAAGTGAACTAGAAAAGCGTTATTGTCAATTAAAAAAGTTAAGTCGTTTGGGATTGACTAAAGAAGAATTAATGACTCTTGCTAAGCAGAAATCTATTGATTTTAGAATTGGCTCTCCTCAGTTTTTGGCATTTTGGCAGTGTGTTTATGCTCAAAAAGAGCCTAAATGGTTACTGGAATTTGTCATGACTCTTGCGGATATGCCTATTGAACTGTCTGGGGAAATTTCTGAAACACAAAGGCTTTTAAAGCATTTTTCACCTGACTTGGCTGCAGATCATTTATTTTGGTCACAATTGGCAGACTTGGTTGATCGGGCTTTTCCGGAGAGGACTTTAGGAGCTGATGGGCAATTGGAGAGGCGACTGCATCAATTCAGATACCTTATTTCGAGCCAACAAGTCCAATATATTAGAAGGCATTTTAAAGATGCTGGTGAGTCAGACAGGAAAGCTCTAATCCGATATTTAAAGACTAAAAAAGGGCCCTTCTTTTGGCGGAAATCCCGTGATTATACCCTTATGGACTCTGCTCGATTGCACAATAAATTAAAATATGAAGATGGTAAGGTTATCTTTCCTGATAACAAAATCTCTTACAATTTAAAAATTTTGATGAACTTTCATACGGAGTTTATTTTAGATAGTCAAGGTTCTTTTTTAAATGAAGTGGATGCTGAAATCATCACTGAAAATGGTGTTGTTAATGGTGCAAGTTTCAACTATGGGACGGATGGCAAGAGGCATTGGGATTTAGATGTTGATCCGATTCGTAAGCATGACCCTATCTTTAGAAACCGCATATCAAAAGGGTATCGGTCTCCAAAGTGGCTTATGAAAAAATGGTTGAATAAAGAAAGTGATGATTTTCAAAATTCCTATTTTAATAGAAGAGGAATGTATTCTTACAAGGGTCGTAGCAGTTATGCTAACGTTAAAAGACAAAGTCGCAGACTAAAATGGGGCATTAGATTGGCAAAGTGTCTCCCTTTTATGAAATAA
- a CDS encoding MBL fold metallo-hydrolase, producing MEEVGFKYSILASGSTGNSFYIETPKKKLLVDAGLTGKKVTSLLAEIDRSPEDLDAILITHEHSDHIKGVGVLARKYNLDIYANSKTWQMIDHRQMLGKIDVAQKHVFERDKMMTFGDLDVESFGVSHDAADPQFYRFMKDGKSFVMLTDTGYVSDRLSGVIENADAYLIESNHDIEILRSGSYPWSLKQRILSDQGHLSNEDGAAAMIRSMGNKTKKIFLGHLSKENNIKELAHMTMENQLAMADLPLGSQFTVFDTSPDTACPLSDI from the coding sequence ATGGAAGAAGTAGGATTTAAATACAGTATTTTAGCATCTGGATCGACAGGTAATAGCTTCTATATTGAAACACCTAAGAAGAAATTATTGGTTGATGCAGGCTTAACAGGAAAAAAAGTAACCAGCTTGCTAGCTGAGATAGACCGCTCTCCTGAAGATTTAGACGCCATATTAATTACACATGAGCATTCAGATCATATCAAGGGAGTTGGTGTTCTAGCTCGCAAATATAACCTTGATATTTACGCCAATTCAAAAACATGGCAAATGATTGATCACCGTCAGATGCTTGGAAAGATTGATGTGGCACAAAAACACGTCTTTGAAAGAGATAAGATGATGACTTTCGGGGATTTAGATGTCGAGAGTTTCGGTGTTAGCCACGACGCTGCTGATCCTCAATTTTACCGTTTTATGAAAGATGGGAAATCCTTTGTCATGTTAACAGATACAGGTTATGTTAGTGATAGGCTTTCTGGTGTCATCGAGAACGCTGATGCTTACTTGATTGAATCCAATCATGATATCGAAATTCTAAGGTCAGGTTCTTACCCTTGGAGTCTCAAACAGCGAATCTTATCGGATCAAGGTCATTTGTCAAATGAAGACGGTGCGGCAGCTATGATACGCAGTATGGGAAATAAGACCAAAAAAATCTTTTTGGGGCATTTAAGTAAAGAAAATAATATCAAAGAATTAGCGCACATGACCATGGAAAATCAGTTAGCAATGGCAGATTTGCCTTTAGGGTCACAATTTACTGTTTTTGATACCTCACCTGATACTGCCTGTCCTTTATCGGATATCTAA
- a CDS encoding amino acid ABC transporter permease produces the protein MTLLAVTSPFALSRWHAFFDNSGIFFKSFLYTLSMSAGALLLALILGVLFGAMSTSKKPILKGLARVYVELYQNTPLLVQFVFVYYGLAIISNGAIMISAFFTAVLCVGIYHGAYIAEVIRSGIEAVPKGQTEAALSQGFTYEQTMSLIILPQAVRTILPPMTNQIVNLIKNTSVVAIISGADIMFTAKAWAYESTNYVPAFAGAAILYFIMCFPLANWARRKEEANKKMYSV, from the coding sequence ATGACATTATTAGCAGTTACAAGTCCATTTGCACTTTCAAGGTGGCATGCTTTTTTTGACAATAGTGGTATCTTTTTTAAATCCTTTCTCTATACCTTAAGCATGTCTGCTGGTGCTTTACTTCTAGCCCTCATCCTTGGTGTTTTGTTTGGAGCAATGTCTACTTCTAAAAAACCAATTCTAAAAGGCCTTGCCCGTGTCTATGTGGAACTTTATCAAAACACTCCCCTTTTAGTTCAGTTTGTTTTTGTCTATTACGGCTTAGCTATTATCTCAAACGGTGCAATCATGATTTCAGCCTTCTTCACTGCTGTACTCTGTGTTGGAATTTACCATGGTGCCTACATAGCTGAGGTTATCCGTTCTGGAATTGAAGCTGTGCCTAAAGGGCAAACGGAAGCCGCATTATCTCAAGGTTTCACCTATGAACAAACCATGAGTCTCATTATTTTGCCACAGGCTGTGCGCACTATCTTACCACCTATGACAAACCAGATTGTTAATCTAATCAAAAACACTTCTGTGGTAGCCATCATCTCTGGAGCTGACATTATGTTTACAGCTAAGGCTTGGGCATATGAAAGCACCAATTACGTTCCAGCTTTTGCAGGAGCAGCTATTTTATACTTTATCATGTGCTTCCCGCTCGCTAACTGGGCTCGCCGTAAAGAAGAAGCCAACAAAAAAATGTATTCCGTTTAG
- a CDS encoding transporter substrate-binding domain-containing protein encodes MKKFKTILILCLLTLCSSYHFSSVKADENMLLSSEALQKIKKSGSLKIGVKQDVPNFGYYSADSGQYEGMEVDIAKKIAKSLKVKPEFTAVTAQTREALLDNGQLDIIIATYTITPERQANYSFSKPYYLDEVGFLVNKSGQAKTIKDLNNKTIGVAQGSTTKAAIEEYGKANHLTFTFVQLGSYPELAISLYSKRIQAFSVDKSILSGYKSKQTKILSQGFNKQSYGIASTKANKDVTRYINELISKWEKDGTLQKIYKTYDLKPAKADNK; translated from the coding sequence ATGAAAAAATTCAAAACAATTCTAATACTCTGCTTACTAACTCTTTGTAGCTCTTATCATTTTTCATCTGTCAAAGCAGATGAAAACATGCTCTTATCTAGTGAAGCACTGCAAAAAATTAAAAAATCTGGCAGCTTGAAAATTGGTGTTAAACAGGACGTGCCAAATTTTGGATATTATAGTGCTGACAGTGGACAATATGAAGGCATGGAAGTTGATATTGCAAAGAAAATTGCAAAGTCCTTAAAGGTTAAGCCTGAATTTACAGCTGTTACTGCACAAACCCGAGAAGCCTTACTTGATAATGGTCAACTTGATATTATCATTGCAACTTACACTATCACACCCGAGCGTCAAGCTAACTACTCATTTTCAAAACCTTACTATTTAGATGAGGTTGGCTTTTTGGTCAATAAATCTGGACAAGCCAAAACCATTAAAGATCTCAATAACAAAACAATAGGTGTTGCCCAAGGCTCCACAACAAAAGCTGCAATTGAAGAATATGGCAAAGCTAACCATTTAACCTTTACCTTTGTCCAACTGGGTTCTTACCCAGAACTTGCTATTTCTCTTTATTCTAAACGGATACAAGCTTTTTCCGTTGATAAATCAATCTTGTCGGGTTACAAAAGCAAGCAAACCAAAATCCTTTCACAAGGTTTTAATAAACAATCATATGGTATTGCAAGCACTAAAGCTAACAAGGATGTCACACGTTACATCAACGAACTCATCAGCAAGTGGGAAAAAGATGGAACACTTCAAAAAATCTACAAAACCTATGATTTAAAACCAGCAAAAGCTGATAACAAGTAA